The following coding sequences lie in one Saccopteryx bilineata isolate mSacBil1 chromosome 5, mSacBil1_pri_phased_curated, whole genome shotgun sequence genomic window:
- the JCAD gene encoding junctional cadherin 5-associated protein isoform X1 encodes MYSVEDLLISHGYKLSREFPAPAEGHREGYQPVRTRARGGHGLRNGCEDGPAAFPHSKASLGTARATDAEKQHHVLRAHGEPWGASAAWMSEDGFDHQPVEAWSSQPQSGHNHAYWTREQEVSGLRGPGAREDPEVREMARAHSLPVHTRLGPWEVGGRTENVMKEVVWEEDLRRASPAKWQDVSRGSWNQSRKLERQTSEGAEEKLFQDLYPFVQGEHVLTSQSKGKSRSLPRVLSPKSLAYVEIPLSDGHLPDIPKMPFYPPNWAPDLESERNSEKGGSSVPVPWPKFGRPLKPPSYDSHPHFRGGGEHSDSLDSQQVDASVSHRTRPNDSRQELGLPDAGLEPPVYVPPPSYRSPAQHVTDPYSEDVAPTQVWGSCHQPAEESLASLRLPASPLGPGGETGESPPSPRPPSTTGCDGSVLYISFDDPRVRHIKLAPPHSFCEEAKVNENLYSLGLVSTSEPQDTHHSGAILSPQNIVLPSRTKGGPALADPSRRWLWGQLPRDGENDGSPDQSDHNMMRGQWCDGRGSQQGQAGSHISLNPLEESACETQTKLRKFETGIQTKKSSKKKINETIFCLVSVPVKSESHLPATDTNNNDVKPGAEEPRGPNCGSAALQEQRLLSASSTDLELQALTGHMAGAAECHEQDLGDPDDRPADVLHFACPVMHRELQCSGLWPAHQYKDQQTQTTFTEESKSPRLLPAEKLGGSPSAVWPSKFLSPAASEALAPTAVASGDQHQRPSVHHLPVQPSLHPSSCSAFTRTSVVTSQTPEREAGCSQPCVDSRGRGASPESRGEVVKGATTGPCNSQQLFGQFLLKPVSRRPWDLISQLESFNKELQEEEESSHSEDSETEGQPENCTDLGLSDHSWAGRVEEPPGRLVPEEPAFGLGGARCKSEKWSEEQKPAPFHLGARPQCPGPSQVEDHRGQAVLFAQGSLMTEKRNQLVGKRMKELAVSPGPVKRMTSCKSGGQVSSPEPVELREPRERQELPSVVRSVALNKAIPPKPGGGEEVDMVVPLSLASKPRGLSAPDLRSVGLTVAPEWSALKLDRSSAEAGAIEIPPNESLQERAARILGIEVAVESLMLGARRMGQNQHPEPDGSAQSSVSLREDLVSSPAQPDDSTVCPDAFSSRRKCGWTESPLFVGERDSARRTPETSEHSGVDRVIPSTAPDLRSQPSAPECKPFNHKDMGTKPPYRSTLFHFIERTPSTAGSEKRLRSTSRVIESLQEKLVSQTMRATPDRLRRMKEVRSVSRMRLLSSRSADSAEGAEEELRVERGPTLHPGGLESLTMGDPAWKVGNALSVSKGALSLGENGHLAAGREKNSMDQDFGPGEESDLYDPSRVERV; translated from the coding sequence GTTTGATCACCAGCCCGTGGAAGCATGGTCCTCTCAGCCCCAGAGTGGTCACAACCACGCCTACTGGACAAGAGAACaggaggtcagtggcttgagggGTCCAGGAGCCCGTGAAGATCCAGAGGTCCGAGAAATGGCCCGAGCCCACAGCCTGCCTGTCCATACAAGGCTGGGGCCATGGGAAGTTGGAGGAAGGACAGAGAATGTGATGAAGGAGGTGGTTTGGGAAGAAGATCTGAGACGGGCCAGTCCTGCCAAGTGGCAGGATGTGAGCCGGGGAAGCTGGAACCAGTCAAGGAAATTAGAGAGGCAGACGTCTGAGGGTGCTGAGGAGAAGCTGTTTCAAGATCTGTATCCGTTTGTGCAAGGAGAACACGTGCTGACTTCCCAAAGCAAAGGAAAATCCCGTTCGCTGCCTAGAGTTCTCTCCCCCAAGAGTCTGGCGTATGTGGAGATTCCACTGAGTGATGGGCACTTACCAGATATCCCTAAAATGCCATTTTACCCTCCAAATTGGGCACCAGACTTGGAGTCTGAAAGGAACTCCGAGAAGGGTGGCTCCTCAGTCCCTGTGCCCTGGCCCAAGTTTGGCCGACCCCTCAAGCCTCCATCCTATGACTCCCACCCACACTtcaggggaggtggggagcaCAGTGACTCCCTGGACAGCCAGCAGGTGGACGCCAGTGTTTCCCACAGGACCAGACCGAACGACTCCAGGCAGGAGCTCGGCCTGCCCGACGCAGGTCTGGAGCCCCCCGTGTATGTGCCTCCACCATCGTACAGGTCTCCGGCCCAGCACGTCACAGACCCCTACTCGGAGGACGTGGCACCCACGCAGGTGTGGGGCAGCTGCCATCAGCCGGCTGAGGAGTCCCTAGCCAGCCTTCGGCTCCCTGCCAGTCCCCTGGGGCCGGGGGGTGAGACTGGGGAGAGCCCGCCCTCTCCTCGGCCCCCTTCCACCACTGGGTGTGATGGCTCTGTCCTGTACATTTCCTTTGATGACCCACGGGTACGACACATTAAACTGGCCCCACCCCACAGTTTCTGTGAAGAAGCAAAGGTGAATGAGAATTTGTACAGCTTGGGTCTGGTCTCCACATCAGAGCCGCAAGACACGCACCACAGTGGTGCCATTCTGAGCCCACAGAACATCGTGCTCCCGTCCAGGACTAAGGGAGGCCCTGCCCTTGCTGACCCTAGCCGCCGGTGGCTGTGGGGCCAACTCCCCAGGGATGGAGAAAATGATGGCTCTCCTGACCAAAGTGACCACAACATGATGAGAGGACAGTGGTGTGACGGGAGAGGCAGCCAGCAAGGACAAGCAGGAAGCCACATCTCCCTGAACCCTCTAGAAGAGAGTGCCTGCGAAACCCAAACCAAGCTCAGAAAGTTTGAAACCGGGATTCAGACCAAGaaaagttcaaagaaaaaaattaacgaGACGATCTTTTGTTTGGTTTCCGTCCCAGTGAAATCCGAGTCCCACCTGCCAGCCACAGACACGAACAACAACGACGTGAAGCCTGGTGCCGAGGAGCCCCGCGGGCCCAACTGTGGGAGCGCAGCTCTGCAAGAACAGCGTCTGCTGAGCGCGTCCTCCACTGACCTGGAGCTGCAGGCGCTCACTGGGCACATGGCTGGCGCGGCCGAGTGCCACGAGCAAGATCTGGGGGACCCGGATGACCGGCCAGCAGATGTCCTACACTTCGCTTGCCCTGTGATGCACAGAGAACTCCAGTGTTCTGGCCTGTGGCCAGCACACCAGTACAAAGATCAGCAGACACAAACCACTTTCACAGAAGAATCCAAAAGCCCGCGGCTTCTCCCTGCTGAGAAGTTGGGAGGGTCACCTAGTGCTGTGTGGCCTTCAAAGTTTCTCAGCCCCGCTGCTTCTGAAGCTCTGGCACCCACGGCTGTCGCTTCCGGTGATCAACACCAGAGGCCAAGTGTCCATCACCTCCCAGTTCAGCCGTCCCTCCACCCTTCTAGCTGCAGTGCTTTTACAAGGACCTCCGTAGTCACAAGCCAGACCCCTGAGCGAGAAGCAGGCTGCAGCCAGCCCTGCGTGGACTCCCGTGGCCGTGGCGCTAGCCCTGAGTCCAGAGGCGAGGTGGTGAAGGGGGCAACCACCGGTCCGTGTAATAGTCAGCAGCTGTTTGGTCAGTTTCTTTTAAAGCCAGTTAGCCGTCGTCCCTGGGACCTGATAAGTCAGTTGGAAAGTTTTAATAAGGAGcttcaggaagaggaagagagcagTCACAGTGAGGACAGCGAGACAGAAGGGCAGCCAGAAAACTGCACTGATTTGGGCCTCAGCGACCACAGCTGGGCGGGGAGAGTGGAGGAACCACCAGGGAGGCTGGTGCCGGAGGAGCCTGCGTTTGGGTTGGGAGGAGCGAGGTGTAAGTCTGAGAAATGGAGTGAGGAGCAGAAGCCTGCCCCCTTCCACCTTGGTGctcgtcctcagtgcccgggccccTCGCAGGTGGAGGACCACCGAGGCCAGGCGGTGCTGTTTGCGCAGGGAAGCTTGATGACAGAGAAGAGAAACCAGCTGGTCGGGAAGAGAATGAAGGAGCTAGCAGTCAGTCCAGGGCCTGTGAAAAGAATGACGTCTTGTAAGTCAGGTGGCCAAGTGTCCTCACCTGAGCCAGTGGAGCTGAGGGAGCCCCGGGAAAGGCAAGAACTGCCCAGTGTTGTCAGGTCTGTTGCGCTGAACAAAGCAATCCCTCCAAAACCtggtggtggggaggaggtggACATGGTGGTCCCGCTCTCTCTTGCCAGCAAACCTCGCGGACTCTCGGCACCAGACTTGAGGTCTGTGGGGCTGACCGTGGCACCAGAATGGAGTGCCCTGAAATTAGACCGGTCCTCAGCTGAAGCGGGTGCAATAGAGATCCCCCCAAATGAGTCCCTTCAAGAGAGGGCTGCAAGGATCCTGGGCATTGAGGTGGCTGTGGAGTCCCTGATGCTGGGCGCCAGGAGAATGGGACAGAACCAGCATCCTGAGCCTGATGGCAGTGCCCAGAGTTCGGTGTCCCTGAGGGAGGACCTAGTGTCCAGTCCAGCCCAGCCGGATGACTCCACGGTGTGCCCGGATGCCTTTTCCAGCAGGAGAAAGTGTGGCTGGACCGAAAGTCCTCTATTTGTAGGGGAAAGGGACAGCGCTCGGCGGACTCCCGAGACTTCTGAGCACTCAGGTGTGGACAGGGTCATCCCCAGCACGGCCCCTGACCTCAGGTCTCAGCCCAGTGCCCCAGAGTGCAAGCCCTTCAATCACAAGGACATGGGGACAAAACCACCCTACAGGTCCACTTTGTTCCATTTTATAGAAAGGACTCCAAGTACGGCAGGCTCAGAAAAGAGGCTCAGAAGTACTTCCAGAGTGATAGAGAGTTTGCAGGAGAAGCTGGTGTCCCAGACGATGCGAGCCACTCCTGACCGCTTGAGGAGGATGAAGGAGGTGAGGTCCGTGTCTCGGATGCGGCTCCTGAGCTCCCGGAGTGCCGACTCCGCTGAGGGCGCTGAGGAGGAGCTGAGGGTTGAGAGGGGCCCAACCTTGCATCCAGGAGGCCTGGAGTCTCTGACCATGGGGGACCCGGCCTGGAAGGTAGGAAATGCACTCTCTGTCTCCAAGGGCGCCCTCTCACTGGGAGAAAATGGGCATctggcagcaggaagggagaagaacagCATGGATCAGGACTTCGGCCCAGGTGAGGAGTCAG
- the JCAD gene encoding junctional cadherin 5-associated protein isoform X7: protein MARAHSLPVHTRLGPWEVGGRTENVMKEVVWEEDLRRASPAKWQDVSRGSWNQSRKLERQTSEGAEEKLFQDLYPFVQGEHVLTSQSKGKSRSLPRVLSPKSLAYVEIPLSDGHLPDIPKMPFYPPNWAPDLESERNSEKGGSSVPVPWPKFGRPLKPPSYDSHPHFRGGGEHSDSLDSQQVDASVSHRTRPNDSRQELGLPDAGLEPPVYVPPPSYRSPAQHVTDPYSEDVAPTQVWGSCHQPAEESLASLRLPASPLGPGGETGESPPSPRPPSTTGCDGSVLYISFDDPRVRHIKLAPPHSFCEEAKVNENLYSLGLVSTSEPQDTHHSGAILSPQNIVLPSRTKGGPALADPSRRWLWGQLPRDGENDGSPDQSDHNMMRGQWCDGRGSQQGQAGSHISLNPLEESACETQTKLRKFETGIQTKKSSKKKINETIFCLVSVPVKSESHLPATDTNNNDVKPGAEEPRGPNCGSAALQEQRLLSASSTDLELQALTGHMAGAAECHEQDLGDPDDRPADVLHFACPVMHRELQCSGLWPAHQYKDQQTQTTFTEESKSPRLLPAEKLGGSPSAVWPSKFLSPAASEALAPTAVASGDQHQRPSVHHLPVQPSLHPSSCSAFTRTSVVTSQTPEREAGCSQPCVDSRGRGASPESRGEVVKGATTGPCNSQQLFGQFLLKPVSRRPWDLISQLESFNKELQEEEESSHSEDSETEGQPENCTDLGLSDHSWAGRVEEPPGRLVPEEPAFGLGGARCKSEKWSEEQKPAPFHLGARPQCPGPSQVEDHRGQAVLFAQGSLMTEKRNQLVGKRMKELAVSPGPVKRMTSCKSGGQVSSPEPVELREPRERQELPSVVRSVALNKAIPPKPGGGEEVDMVVPLSLASKPRGLSAPDLRSVGLTVAPEWSALKLDRSSAEAGAIEIPPNESLQERAARILGIEVAVESLMLGARRMGQNQHPEPDGSAQSSVSLREDLVSSPAQPDDSTVCPDAFSSRRKCGWTESPLFVGERDSARRTPETSEHSGVDRVIPSTAPDLRSQPSAPECKPFNHKDMGTKPPYRSTLFHFIERTPSTAGSEKRLRSTSRVIESLQEKLVSQTMRATPDRLRRMKEVRSVSRMRLLSSRSADSAEGAEEELRVERGPTLHPGGLESLTMGDPAWKVGNALSVSKGALSLGENGHLAAGREKNSMDQDFGPGEESDLYDPSRVERV from the coding sequence ATGGCCCGAGCCCACAGCCTGCCTGTCCATACAAGGCTGGGGCCATGGGAAGTTGGAGGAAGGACAGAGAATGTGATGAAGGAGGTGGTTTGGGAAGAAGATCTGAGACGGGCCAGTCCTGCCAAGTGGCAGGATGTGAGCCGGGGAAGCTGGAACCAGTCAAGGAAATTAGAGAGGCAGACGTCTGAGGGTGCTGAGGAGAAGCTGTTTCAAGATCTGTATCCGTTTGTGCAAGGAGAACACGTGCTGACTTCCCAAAGCAAAGGAAAATCCCGTTCGCTGCCTAGAGTTCTCTCCCCCAAGAGTCTGGCGTATGTGGAGATTCCACTGAGTGATGGGCACTTACCAGATATCCCTAAAATGCCATTTTACCCTCCAAATTGGGCACCAGACTTGGAGTCTGAAAGGAACTCCGAGAAGGGTGGCTCCTCAGTCCCTGTGCCCTGGCCCAAGTTTGGCCGACCCCTCAAGCCTCCATCCTATGACTCCCACCCACACTtcaggggaggtggggagcaCAGTGACTCCCTGGACAGCCAGCAGGTGGACGCCAGTGTTTCCCACAGGACCAGACCGAACGACTCCAGGCAGGAGCTCGGCCTGCCCGACGCAGGTCTGGAGCCCCCCGTGTATGTGCCTCCACCATCGTACAGGTCTCCGGCCCAGCACGTCACAGACCCCTACTCGGAGGACGTGGCACCCACGCAGGTGTGGGGCAGCTGCCATCAGCCGGCTGAGGAGTCCCTAGCCAGCCTTCGGCTCCCTGCCAGTCCCCTGGGGCCGGGGGGTGAGACTGGGGAGAGCCCGCCCTCTCCTCGGCCCCCTTCCACCACTGGGTGTGATGGCTCTGTCCTGTACATTTCCTTTGATGACCCACGGGTACGACACATTAAACTGGCCCCACCCCACAGTTTCTGTGAAGAAGCAAAGGTGAATGAGAATTTGTACAGCTTGGGTCTGGTCTCCACATCAGAGCCGCAAGACACGCACCACAGTGGTGCCATTCTGAGCCCACAGAACATCGTGCTCCCGTCCAGGACTAAGGGAGGCCCTGCCCTTGCTGACCCTAGCCGCCGGTGGCTGTGGGGCCAACTCCCCAGGGATGGAGAAAATGATGGCTCTCCTGACCAAAGTGACCACAACATGATGAGAGGACAGTGGTGTGACGGGAGAGGCAGCCAGCAAGGACAAGCAGGAAGCCACATCTCCCTGAACCCTCTAGAAGAGAGTGCCTGCGAAACCCAAACCAAGCTCAGAAAGTTTGAAACCGGGATTCAGACCAAGaaaagttcaaagaaaaaaattaacgaGACGATCTTTTGTTTGGTTTCCGTCCCAGTGAAATCCGAGTCCCACCTGCCAGCCACAGACACGAACAACAACGACGTGAAGCCTGGTGCCGAGGAGCCCCGCGGGCCCAACTGTGGGAGCGCAGCTCTGCAAGAACAGCGTCTGCTGAGCGCGTCCTCCACTGACCTGGAGCTGCAGGCGCTCACTGGGCACATGGCTGGCGCGGCCGAGTGCCACGAGCAAGATCTGGGGGACCCGGATGACCGGCCAGCAGATGTCCTACACTTCGCTTGCCCTGTGATGCACAGAGAACTCCAGTGTTCTGGCCTGTGGCCAGCACACCAGTACAAAGATCAGCAGACACAAACCACTTTCACAGAAGAATCCAAAAGCCCGCGGCTTCTCCCTGCTGAGAAGTTGGGAGGGTCACCTAGTGCTGTGTGGCCTTCAAAGTTTCTCAGCCCCGCTGCTTCTGAAGCTCTGGCACCCACGGCTGTCGCTTCCGGTGATCAACACCAGAGGCCAAGTGTCCATCACCTCCCAGTTCAGCCGTCCCTCCACCCTTCTAGCTGCAGTGCTTTTACAAGGACCTCCGTAGTCACAAGCCAGACCCCTGAGCGAGAAGCAGGCTGCAGCCAGCCCTGCGTGGACTCCCGTGGCCGTGGCGCTAGCCCTGAGTCCAGAGGCGAGGTGGTGAAGGGGGCAACCACCGGTCCGTGTAATAGTCAGCAGCTGTTTGGTCAGTTTCTTTTAAAGCCAGTTAGCCGTCGTCCCTGGGACCTGATAAGTCAGTTGGAAAGTTTTAATAAGGAGcttcaggaagaggaagagagcagTCACAGTGAGGACAGCGAGACAGAAGGGCAGCCAGAAAACTGCACTGATTTGGGCCTCAGCGACCACAGCTGGGCGGGGAGAGTGGAGGAACCACCAGGGAGGCTGGTGCCGGAGGAGCCTGCGTTTGGGTTGGGAGGAGCGAGGTGTAAGTCTGAGAAATGGAGTGAGGAGCAGAAGCCTGCCCCCTTCCACCTTGGTGctcgtcctcagtgcccgggccccTCGCAGGTGGAGGACCACCGAGGCCAGGCGGTGCTGTTTGCGCAGGGAAGCTTGATGACAGAGAAGAGAAACCAGCTGGTCGGGAAGAGAATGAAGGAGCTAGCAGTCAGTCCAGGGCCTGTGAAAAGAATGACGTCTTGTAAGTCAGGTGGCCAAGTGTCCTCACCTGAGCCAGTGGAGCTGAGGGAGCCCCGGGAAAGGCAAGAACTGCCCAGTGTTGTCAGGTCTGTTGCGCTGAACAAAGCAATCCCTCCAAAACCtggtggtggggaggaggtggACATGGTGGTCCCGCTCTCTCTTGCCAGCAAACCTCGCGGACTCTCGGCACCAGACTTGAGGTCTGTGGGGCTGACCGTGGCACCAGAATGGAGTGCCCTGAAATTAGACCGGTCCTCAGCTGAAGCGGGTGCAATAGAGATCCCCCCAAATGAGTCCCTTCAAGAGAGGGCTGCAAGGATCCTGGGCATTGAGGTGGCTGTGGAGTCCCTGATGCTGGGCGCCAGGAGAATGGGACAGAACCAGCATCCTGAGCCTGATGGCAGTGCCCAGAGTTCGGTGTCCCTGAGGGAGGACCTAGTGTCCAGTCCAGCCCAGCCGGATGACTCCACGGTGTGCCCGGATGCCTTTTCCAGCAGGAGAAAGTGTGGCTGGACCGAAAGTCCTCTATTTGTAGGGGAAAGGGACAGCGCTCGGCGGACTCCCGAGACTTCTGAGCACTCAGGTGTGGACAGGGTCATCCCCAGCACGGCCCCTGACCTCAGGTCTCAGCCCAGTGCCCCAGAGTGCAAGCCCTTCAATCACAAGGACATGGGGACAAAACCACCCTACAGGTCCACTTTGTTCCATTTTATAGAAAGGACTCCAAGTACGGCAGGCTCAGAAAAGAGGCTCAGAAGTACTTCCAGAGTGATAGAGAGTTTGCAGGAGAAGCTGGTGTCCCAGACGATGCGAGCCACTCCTGACCGCTTGAGGAGGATGAAGGAGGTGAGGTCCGTGTCTCGGATGCGGCTCCTGAGCTCCCGGAGTGCCGACTCCGCTGAGGGCGCTGAGGAGGAGCTGAGGGTTGAGAGGGGCCCAACCTTGCATCCAGGAGGCCTGGAGTCTCTGACCATGGGGGACCCGGCCTGGAAGGTAGGAAATGCACTCTCTGTCTCCAAGGGCGCCCTCTCACTGGGAGAAAATGGGCATctggcagcaggaagggagaagaacagCATGGATCAGGACTTCGGCCCAGGTGAGGAGTCAG